In Streptomyces chartreusis, the following proteins share a genomic window:
- a CDS encoding extracellular solute-binding protein: MTDSNPTRRTLLRYGAYGAGAAALAGTAASWDRLTGADIPGRDDGSLVVATLGPAYGPEAVRTLTEGFKQVHPDIKLRINAVQAVDWSDFFAKILTQIAAGTAPDLVYVATEGVQLFAQRLGVPLDDWVKRDAEELREYFADVHPSLVESMMYEGSLYQLPVEFNAADMYLNHQVLERAGAGFPSADWTRDDFTALLRDMKQASGSQFTPYFWTNRLWGGVVPWLFANDTNLLAESKAPGGDWLWDSFYPAAAREGRGGGYRWTTPQATDARVEEAYDYLASLVQEGLCTRPEGGNGQNLIGVFSTGRVGVTPAGGFWAGGLHLAGMKGDAFDVQYFPRWRTQRMQFGAAGYALLRTSKRQEEAWEFIKYAARRDTLTRLFSTNQTTPARRSMLTAERYRETGPEHWPVFYDTLDKFPDTGPIPAPPQVAEVEQVLLKHTGTALASRRSVGPALRRMQGDLEKAMERDV, from the coding sequence ATGACCGACTCGAATCCCACCCGCCGCACTCTGCTGCGGTACGGCGCCTACGGCGCGGGAGCCGCCGCGCTCGCCGGTACCGCCGCGAGCTGGGACCGGCTCACCGGAGCCGACATCCCCGGCCGCGACGACGGCTCGCTCGTCGTCGCCACCCTCGGCCCCGCCTACGGACCGGAGGCCGTCCGCACGCTCACCGAGGGCTTCAAGCAGGTCCACCCCGACATCAAGCTGCGGATCAACGCCGTTCAGGCGGTGGACTGGTCCGACTTCTTCGCGAAGATCCTCACCCAGATCGCGGCGGGCACGGCCCCTGATCTGGTGTACGTCGCCACCGAGGGCGTCCAGCTGTTCGCGCAGCGCCTCGGAGTCCCGCTGGACGACTGGGTGAAGCGGGACGCCGAGGAGCTGCGCGAGTACTTCGCCGACGTCCACCCCTCCCTGGTGGAGTCGATGATGTACGAGGGCTCCCTGTACCAGCTGCCGGTCGAGTTCAACGCGGCCGACATGTACCTCAACCACCAGGTGCTGGAGCGGGCGGGCGCCGGCTTCCCCAGCGCCGACTGGACCCGCGACGACTTCACCGCGCTGCTGCGGGACATGAAGCAGGCCAGCGGCTCCCAGTTCACCCCGTACTTCTGGACCAACCGCCTGTGGGGCGGCGTGGTGCCGTGGCTGTTCGCCAACGACACCAATCTGCTGGCCGAGTCCAAGGCACCGGGCGGTGACTGGCTGTGGGACTCCTTCTACCCGGCCGCCGCACGGGAGGGCCGCGGGGGCGGTTACCGGTGGACGACACCGCAGGCCACCGACGCGCGCGTGGAGGAGGCGTACGACTATCTCGCCTCCCTCGTCCAGGAGGGCCTGTGCACGCGGCCCGAGGGCGGCAACGGGCAGAACCTGATCGGCGTGTTCTCCACCGGCCGGGTCGGCGTCACGCCCGCGGGCGGCTTCTGGGCGGGCGGACTGCACCTGGCCGGAATGAAGGGCGACGCCTTCGACGTGCAGTACTTCCCGCGCTGGCGCACCCAGCGCATGCAGTTCGGCGCCGCGGGCTATGCGCTGCTGCGCACCTCGAAGCGGCAGGAGGAGGCCTGGGAGTTCATCAAGTACGCCGCCCGCAGGGACACCCTGACACGGCTGTTCTCCACCAACCAGACCACCCCGGCACGCCGCTCGATGCTCACCGCGGAGCGCTACCGGGAGACCGGTCCGGAGCACTGGCCGGTCTTCTACGACACCCTCGACAAGTTCCCCGACACCGGGCCGATCCCCGCGCCGCCGCAGGTCGCCGAGGTCGAGCAGGTGCTGCTCAAGCACACCGGTACCGCTCTGGCGTCCCGGCGTTCGGTGGGTCCCGCGCTGCGCCGGATGCAGGGCGATCTGGAGAAGGCCATGGAGCGTGACGTATGA
- a CDS encoding glycoside hydrolase family 32 protein encodes MPAMTRRALLAGSAAGASAALLPTASPAAAKPRKAAATCASYRAEYHFTVPDQWKNDPQRPVWIDGEYHYYYLYNPDYFTGGTAAGTAWRLATTTDLVTFRDRGIAVPKDTTSNGDVWSGSAVVDTENTAGFGAGAVIVVVTMAPDEVTQAQYLYYSTDGGRTFRNHGTGPVLANPGVRDFRDPKVIRDEERGRWVMTLAENDKVGFYHSTDLKSWTYVSGFVKGGIGVLECPDLFRITAGDGTVKWVLGVSANGKGAGLPNTYAYWTGSFDGTAFTADADDPQWLDHGWDWYAAVTFERHRGDGSVDPAVRYAMGWLNNWDYANITPTIDCDGFNGTDSIVRQITLKRSPSGTYYLASQPVAALDDHVSRTVHLGDLEVSGTRVLDHQGTAYEVTCEITWDQLTGAGLQLRRSPDGSRHVDAGIYRDYAFLNRRPTMNPDASGRWQESHSPFDPGARSVRLRILVDRTSVEMFVDDGRHTHSSEVFPYLIDTGLALFTIDGTAVFRDVVIREFSP; translated from the coding sequence ATGCCCGCGATGACCAGGAGAGCCCTGCTCGCCGGCTCGGCCGCGGGGGCCTCGGCCGCGCTGCTGCCGACCGCGTCCCCGGCCGCCGCGAAGCCCCGGAAAGCCGCCGCCACCTGCGCGAGCTACCGCGCCGAGTACCACTTCACGGTCCCTGACCAGTGGAAGAACGACCCGCAGCGCCCGGTCTGGATCGACGGCGAATACCACTACTACTACCTGTACAACCCGGACTATTTCACCGGGGGAACCGCCGCAGGCACGGCCTGGCGCCTGGCCACCACGACCGACCTGGTCACCTTCCGGGACCGGGGGATCGCCGTACCGAAGGACACCACCTCCAACGGCGACGTCTGGTCCGGTTCGGCGGTGGTCGACACGGAGAACACCGCGGGTTTCGGCGCGGGCGCGGTGATCGTCGTCGTCACCATGGCGCCGGACGAGGTGACACAGGCGCAGTACCTGTACTACTCGACCGACGGCGGCCGCACGTTCCGCAACCACGGCACCGGGCCGGTGCTGGCGAACCCCGGTGTGCGGGACTTCCGCGACCCGAAGGTGATCCGCGACGAGGAGCGCGGCCGGTGGGTGATGACGCTCGCCGAGAACGACAAGGTGGGCTTCTACCACTCCACCGACCTGAAGTCCTGGACGTACGTCAGTGGCTTCGTCAAGGGCGGCATCGGCGTCCTGGAGTGCCCGGACCTGTTCCGCATCACCGCAGGCGACGGCACCGTGAAGTGGGTGCTCGGCGTGAGCGCCAACGGCAAAGGGGCCGGGCTGCCGAACACGTACGCCTACTGGACGGGCTCCTTCGACGGCACCGCCTTCACCGCCGACGCCGACGACCCGCAGTGGCTCGACCACGGCTGGGACTGGTACGCCGCCGTCACCTTCGAAAGGCACCGCGGCGACGGCTCCGTCGACCCCGCCGTCCGCTACGCGATGGGCTGGCTGAACAACTGGGACTACGCGAACATCACGCCCACCATCGACTGCGACGGCTTCAACGGCACCGACTCGATCGTCCGGCAGATCACCCTGAAGCGCTCCCCCTCCGGGACGTACTACCTGGCCTCACAACCGGTCGCGGCACTGGACGACCACGTCTCCCGCACGGTGCACCTCGGCGACCTGGAGGTCTCCGGCACCCGGGTGCTCGACCACCAGGGCACCGCCTACGAGGTGACCTGCGAGATCACCTGGGACCAGCTCACCGGAGCCGGCCTCCAACTGCGCCGCTCGCCGGACGGCAGCCGCCACGTCGACGCCGGGATCTACCGCGACTACGCCTTCCTCAACCGCCGCCCCACCATGAACCCCGACGCGTCCGGCCGCTGGCAGGAGAGCCACAGCCCCTTCGACCCGGGCGCCCGCAGCGTGCGGCTTCGCATCCTGGTCGACCGCACGTCCGTCGAGATGTTCGTGGACGACGGCCGCCACACACACTCCTCGGAGGTCTTCCCGTACCTGATCGACACCGGGCTCGCCCTGTTCACGATCGACGGCACGGCGGTCTTCCGGGACGTGGTGATACGGGAGTTCTCCCCGTGA
- a CDS encoding TauD/TfdA dioxygenase family protein encodes MTRDRADGDGAEQAVGIEVHPVAGHIGAEITGVDLAGEPADAVVAAIRAAVLRWKVVFFRGQRLDHAGHVAFARRFGEPVVLRKRGSASPAEFPEVETTADRLELGGKFGMEHDEWLRRRRHTLLRGWHCDHGARIDPPAATILRAETVPPYGGDTTWSNLAAAYAGLSGPVREFVDGLRAEHRLGVGYQPRPGDDAYVRHLLDHQVASLHPLVRVHPETGERVLYVNGYYVEQIADLSRAESGAVLEMLLEQAVRPEYTVRFRWEPGSVAFWDNRATIHLAPGDNAHLDFPRTMHRVMLTGDVPVGVDGKPSEPVVGTEVGRW; translated from the coding sequence ATGACGAGGGACAGGGCCGACGGGGACGGGGCGGAGCAGGCCGTGGGGATCGAGGTGCATCCGGTCGCCGGGCACATCGGCGCGGAGATCACGGGCGTCGACCTGGCCGGTGAGCCGGCCGACGCCGTGGTCGCCGCGATCCGGGCGGCGGTGCTGCGCTGGAAGGTCGTGTTCTTCCGGGGGCAGCGGCTGGACCACGCCGGGCATGTCGCGTTCGCGCGGCGGTTCGGGGAGCCGGTCGTCCTGCGCAAGCGGGGCAGCGCGTCCCCGGCGGAATTCCCCGAGGTCGAGACGACCGCCGACCGGCTCGAACTGGGCGGGAAGTTCGGCATGGAGCACGACGAATGGCTGCGCCGACGCCGGCACACCCTGCTGCGCGGCTGGCACTGCGACCACGGCGCCCGTATCGACCCGCCCGCCGCGACGATCCTGCGCGCCGAGACCGTACCTCCGTACGGCGGCGACACGACCTGGTCGAACCTGGCGGCCGCCTACGCCGGACTCTCCGGCCCGGTACGGGAGTTCGTGGACGGCCTGCGCGCCGAGCACCGCCTCGGCGTCGGCTATCAGCCCCGGCCCGGCGACGACGCCTACGTCCGCCATCTCCTGGACCATCAGGTCGCCTCGCTGCATCCGCTGGTGCGCGTCCATCCGGAGACGGGCGAGCGGGTGCTCTACGTCAACGGCTACTACGTCGAGCAGATCGCCGACCTCTCGCGCGCCGAGAGCGGCGCCGTCCTGGAGATGCTGCTGGAGCAGGCGGTACGGCCCGAGTACACGGTCCGCTTCCGCTGGGAGCCCGGCAGCGTGGCCTTCTGGGACAACCGGGCCACCATCCACCTCGCCCCCGGCGACAACGCCCACCTCGACTTCCCCCGGACCATGCACCGCGTCATGCTCACCGGGGACGTACCGGTGGGCGTGGACGGCAAGCCGTCGGAGCCGGTCGTCGGGACCGAGGTGGGGCGCTGGTAG
- a CDS encoding alpha/beta fold hydrolase, translated as MPPVIPGFEHHRVPVADGVSLHTAVGGSGPPVVLLHGFPQTHLMWRHVAADLAVDHTVICPDLRGYGASDKPAETDGSVYAKRTMAADIVALARELGHERFALAGHDRGALVAFRAGLDHPDTVTHLACLDVLPTLDMWEVMHGVTAAVGFHLYLMAQPPGLPERMIGAAPDDFFGHFLDIWTTDRAAVPDDVRAAYLAACREAVPSIVADYRASAGIDIEHDRADRDAGSTLRMPVGVLQQDWGAALGFDAAGLWRTWAPDLRHATVTCGHFMAEEAPDDIAKALRDLLAR; from the coding sequence GTGCCTCCTGTCATCCCCGGTTTCGAACATCACCGCGTCCCCGTCGCCGACGGAGTGTCCCTGCACACGGCCGTGGGCGGCTCCGGACCGCCCGTCGTCCTGCTGCACGGCTTTCCGCAGACCCACCTGATGTGGCGGCACGTGGCCGCCGACCTCGCCGTCGACCACACGGTGATCTGCCCGGACCTGCGCGGCTACGGCGCCAGCGACAAGCCGGCGGAGACCGACGGCTCCGTCTACGCCAAGCGGACCATGGCCGCGGACATCGTGGCCCTGGCGCGTGAACTGGGGCACGAGCGCTTCGCCCTCGCCGGGCACGACCGCGGCGCCCTCGTGGCCTTCCGCGCCGGGCTCGACCATCCCGACACGGTCACCCACCTGGCGTGTCTCGACGTCCTGCCGACGCTGGACATGTGGGAGGTCATGCACGGCGTCACCGCCGCCGTGGGTTTCCACCTCTATCTGATGGCCCAGCCGCCCGGCCTGCCCGAGCGCATGATCGGTGCCGCCCCGGACGACTTCTTCGGCCACTTCCTGGACATCTGGACGACCGACCGGGCCGCCGTCCCGGACGACGTCCGCGCCGCCTATCTCGCCGCCTGCCGTGAGGCGGTGCCGTCGATCGTCGCGGACTACCGGGCGTCGGCCGGCATCGACATCGAGCACGACCGGGCCGACCGGGACGCGGGAAGCACGCTGCGGATGCCGGTCGGCGTGCTCCAGCAGGACTGGGGCGCGGCGCTCGGCTTCGATGCCGCCGGGTTGTGGCGGACTTGGGCGCCTGATCTGCGGCACGCCACCGTCACCTGCGGTCACTTCATGGCCGAGGAGGCGCCGGACGACATCGCGAAGGCGCTGCGGGACCTGCTCGCCCGCTGA